One genomic segment of Cottoperca gobio chromosome 21, fCotGob3.1, whole genome shotgun sequence includes these proteins:
- the chaf1b gene encoding chromatin assembly factor 1 subunit B isoform X2, whose protein sequence is MKVVTCEIAWHNKEPVYSLDFQHSSDGRVHRLATAGVDTTVRLWRVDTGPDGKAVVEFLSNLTRHTKAVNVVRFSPNEELLASGGDDAAILLWKLNDSKEPEQMPMFQEDEDALLNKESWSVVKTLRGHIEDVYDICWTRDGNFMVSGSVDNTAIMWDINKGQKLSILNDHKSYVQGVTWDPLGQYVATLSCDRVMRVYNTHTKKKAFCISKMSSGPLAEGEVKQHRMFHDDSMRSFFRRLSFTPDGSFLLAPAGCVESGENIINTTYIFSRKSLKRPIAHLPCPTKATLAVRCCPVYFELRTKTEEDGSVQAFPNVFQLPYRMVFAVASEDSIFLYDTQQTLPFGLVSNIHYHTLSDLTWSRDGSFLAVSSTDGYCSFLSFSPGELGTPLKEPPTLEVFTPNTGVEKKGKKSAAARTSSPSTQPPSSAPTSTSQTNLSKDAPSVTPPEEKKSTPSAKSKPQPRRITLNTLEGWGKPSTPKNTAPSAPQTPTSASTSAPSTPQPRITPLTPTSSSTTQPRIAPLTPSTPKASNSANNAGPTTPKGTTTPKGTTTPKGPTPRRVSLTAVASRSPAVSSLFRTPSSTEKAKHERPSPPTDPVCQPPESKRSKTSEPAAKNSATQT, encoded by the exons ATGAAGGTGGTAACGTGTGAGATTGCGTGGCACAACAAGGAGCCAGTCTACAGTCTGGACTTCCAGCACAGCTCAGATGGACGCGTTCATCGGCTGGCCACAGCTGGAGTGGACACCACAGTCCGA CTGTGGCGGGTAGACACAGGCCCAGATGGGAAGGCAGTGGTGGAGTTTCTGTCTAATCTGACTAGACACACCAAGGCTGTCAACGTGGTGCGCTTCAGCCCCAATGAAGAGCTGCTTGCCTCAGGAGGAGATG ATGCAGCGATTCTGCTGTGGAAGCTCAATGACTCTAAGGAGCCTGAGCAGATGCCCATGTTCCAGGAGGATGAAGATGCTCTGCTCAACAAGGAGAGCTGGTCTGTGGTCAAGACATTAAG gGGACACATAGAGGACGTCTATGACATCTGCTGGACACGGGATGGAAACTTCATGGTGTCTGGGTCTGTCGACAACACTGCTATTATGTGGGACATCAACaaag GACAGAAGCTGTCTATCTTGAATGACCATAAGAGCTACGTGCAGGGGGTGACCTGGGATCCTCTGGGGCAATATGTAGCCACCCTCAGCTGTGACAG AGTGATGCGTGTGTACAACACTCACACCAAGAAGAAAGCCTTCTGTATCAGTAAAATGAGCTCTGGGCCGCTTGCAGAGGGAGAG GTCAAGCAGCACAGAATGTTCCACGATGACAGCATGAGGTCGTTTTTCCGACGTCTTTCATTCACACCAGATGGGTCTTTCTTACTCGCTCCAG CTGGATGTGTGGAGAGCGGAGAAAACATCATAAATACCACATACATCTTTTCCAGGAAGAGTCTCAAGAG gCCTATCGCCCACTTGCCGTGTCCAACTAAAGCTACACTGGCTGTGCGTTGCTGCCCCGTGTACTTTGAACTCAGGACCAAGACTGAAGAAG ATGGTTCTGTTCAGGCTTTTCCCAACGTGTTCCAGCTGCCGTACCGCATGGTGTTTGCTGTGGCGTCCGAGGACTCCATCTTCTTGTACGACACGCAGCAGACCCTTCCCTTCGGCCTGGTGTCCAACATCCACTACCACACACTCAGTGATCTAACATG GTCACGTGACGGTTCCTTCCTGGCTGTGTCCTCCACAGACGGCTACTGCTCCTTCTTGTCCTTCTCTCCTGGGGAGCTGGGCACTCCGCTGAAAGAGCCCCCCACCCTGGAGGTCTTTACCCCAAACACTGGTGTtgagaaaaagggaaagaagtCGGCGGCGGCAAGGACCTCCTCTCCTTCGACCCAGCCACCAAGCTCAGCCCCGACTTCCACATCCCAAACCAACCTGAGCAAAGACGCCCCCTCTGTGACCCCccctgaggagaagaagagcacCCCGAGTGCCAAGTCTAAACCTCAGCCCCGTAGGATCACCCTCAACACCTTGGAGGGCTGGGGGAAGCCCTCTACCCCTAAAAACACAGCTCCTTCAGCACCTCAGACCCCAACATCGGCAAGCACAAGCGCACCCTCTACTCCCCAACCTCGCATCACCCCCCTCACCCCCACCAGCTCCTCCACAACCCAGCCACGCATCGCCCCCCTCACTCCCTCAACACCGAAAGCGTCCAACAGTGCTAATAATGCTGGGCCCACTACTCCTAAGGGTACGACTACTCCTAAGGGTACCACTACTCCTAAGGGGCCCACCCCGAG GAGAGTTTCTTTGACT
- the chaf1b gene encoding chromatin assembly factor 1 subunit B isoform X1: MPAPYCPVGVAYKKMKVVTCEIAWHNKEPVYSLDFQHSSDGRVHRLATAGVDTTVRLWRVDTGPDGKAVVEFLSNLTRHTKAVNVVRFSPNEELLASGGDDAAILLWKLNDSKEPEQMPMFQEDEDALLNKESWSVVKTLRGHIEDVYDICWTRDGNFMVSGSVDNTAIMWDINKGQKLSILNDHKSYVQGVTWDPLGQYVATLSCDRVMRVYNTHTKKKAFCISKMSSGPLAEGEVKQHRMFHDDSMRSFFRRLSFTPDGSFLLAPAGCVESGENIINTTYIFSRKSLKRPIAHLPCPTKATLAVRCCPVYFELRTKTEEDGSVQAFPNVFQLPYRMVFAVASEDSIFLYDTQQTLPFGLVSNIHYHTLSDLTWSRDGSFLAVSSTDGYCSFLSFSPGELGTPLKEPPTLEVFTPNTGVEKKGKKSAAARTSSPSTQPPSSAPTSTSQTNLSKDAPSVTPPEEKKSTPSAKSKPQPRRITLNTLEGWGKPSTPKNTAPSAPQTPTSASTSAPSTPQPRITPLTPTSSSTTQPRIAPLTPSTPKASNSANNAGPTTPKGTTTPKGTTTPKGPTPRRVSLTAVASRSPAVSSLFRTPSSTEKAKHERPSPPTDPVCQPPESKRSKTSEPAAKNSATQT; the protein is encoded by the exons ATGCCGGCTCCATATTGCCCA GTCGGTGTTGCATATAAGAAAATGAAGGTGGTAACGTGTGAGATTGCGTGGCACAACAAGGAGCCAGTCTACAGTCTGGACTTCCAGCACAGCTCAGATGGACGCGTTCATCGGCTGGCCACAGCTGGAGTGGACACCACAGTCCGA CTGTGGCGGGTAGACACAGGCCCAGATGGGAAGGCAGTGGTGGAGTTTCTGTCTAATCTGACTAGACACACCAAGGCTGTCAACGTGGTGCGCTTCAGCCCCAATGAAGAGCTGCTTGCCTCAGGAGGAGATG ATGCAGCGATTCTGCTGTGGAAGCTCAATGACTCTAAGGAGCCTGAGCAGATGCCCATGTTCCAGGAGGATGAAGATGCTCTGCTCAACAAGGAGAGCTGGTCTGTGGTCAAGACATTAAG gGGACACATAGAGGACGTCTATGACATCTGCTGGACACGGGATGGAAACTTCATGGTGTCTGGGTCTGTCGACAACACTGCTATTATGTGGGACATCAACaaag GACAGAAGCTGTCTATCTTGAATGACCATAAGAGCTACGTGCAGGGGGTGACCTGGGATCCTCTGGGGCAATATGTAGCCACCCTCAGCTGTGACAG AGTGATGCGTGTGTACAACACTCACACCAAGAAGAAAGCCTTCTGTATCAGTAAAATGAGCTCTGGGCCGCTTGCAGAGGGAGAG GTCAAGCAGCACAGAATGTTCCACGATGACAGCATGAGGTCGTTTTTCCGACGTCTTTCATTCACACCAGATGGGTCTTTCTTACTCGCTCCAG CTGGATGTGTGGAGAGCGGAGAAAACATCATAAATACCACATACATCTTTTCCAGGAAGAGTCTCAAGAG gCCTATCGCCCACTTGCCGTGTCCAACTAAAGCTACACTGGCTGTGCGTTGCTGCCCCGTGTACTTTGAACTCAGGACCAAGACTGAAGAAG ATGGTTCTGTTCAGGCTTTTCCCAACGTGTTCCAGCTGCCGTACCGCATGGTGTTTGCTGTGGCGTCCGAGGACTCCATCTTCTTGTACGACACGCAGCAGACCCTTCCCTTCGGCCTGGTGTCCAACATCCACTACCACACACTCAGTGATCTAACATG GTCACGTGACGGTTCCTTCCTGGCTGTGTCCTCCACAGACGGCTACTGCTCCTTCTTGTCCTTCTCTCCTGGGGAGCTGGGCACTCCGCTGAAAGAGCCCCCCACCCTGGAGGTCTTTACCCCAAACACTGGTGTtgagaaaaagggaaagaagtCGGCGGCGGCAAGGACCTCCTCTCCTTCGACCCAGCCACCAAGCTCAGCCCCGACTTCCACATCCCAAACCAACCTGAGCAAAGACGCCCCCTCTGTGACCCCccctgaggagaagaagagcacCCCGAGTGCCAAGTCTAAACCTCAGCCCCGTAGGATCACCCTCAACACCTTGGAGGGCTGGGGGAAGCCCTCTACCCCTAAAAACACAGCTCCTTCAGCACCTCAGACCCCAACATCGGCAAGCACAAGCGCACCCTCTACTCCCCAACCTCGCATCACCCCCCTCACCCCCACCAGCTCCTCCACAACCCAGCCACGCATCGCCCCCCTCACTCCCTCAACACCGAAAGCGTCCAACAGTGCTAATAATGCTGGGCCCACTACTCCTAAGGGTACGACTACTCCTAAGGGTACCACTACTCCTAAGGGGCCCACCCCGAG GAGAGTTTCTTTGACT